The sequence aatacttatcgagttatactctttacttcaataccttattcaataatccgtaaaaactaagtatggatttcaactacaacatataagtattcataactacgtgatgacactcaaattctatactgcatatgcgaaattctattctaaatcgtaattaatttataaacacgtctctaatagtactgcaattgtaataataaacgcgtagtactaattttctaaactaatttactactacgtaaataaagtatcattaaactcctacttaaatggttctactataacactaattaaattaaattactctacaataccaatggaaaaatacataagctaATGTACTAACctacagatcacaagtgcggaatccggcagggcttcgccgcttcccttctcctcacccctatctttttttctgaatttttggtggaatttttgggctaAAATGAGGAGAGAATGGGGGTAgaatgcttatataggggggtgAGACCCGGTCGtcggggggggcgacaggccccctgtcaCGCCTGTGGACGGGGTccaccggtcgcccgagggggggggcgacaggccccccttgcacccgcgcgcccccggccaaggacctcgttgtaaatttaaagaaaaaaattacatttagggcctgtcgcccccctagggcgaccgggggtatttttgaaatttttcaaaacggacatatatttttgaaattttgatttttttaaatataaaaaaggaaaaagcgcCAGGATCTCTGAGAATACAGGGCAGCCCATTACATTTGTGGATTGTGAGTTCGTTACACTAGCATACGTATACAGCAGCCTGCGTACAttctcgccccccccccccccccccgcgacccacccacccacccccaAATGATTTGATTTTTTAACCATGGGATTGATTGCCCGTTTGCACGTTCCGGACTCTCTAGAATCCACGGCAATGATGGTActttctctatttttatttacatgtcatgttaggtttgtcctaagtcaaatttaataaattttgatcaaacttatataaaaaataatagcaTTTTCAATACTAATtttgtttcattgaatccaCGGTGAAGTATATGTTCACAGTGCATAGATTGGATAGTATAGTTAttgctatattttttttatagacTAAGGCAAAGTTAGTCAAATTTGATTTAGGACAAAtctaatacgacatgtaaataaaaacggagggagtatacccTGGCGGTAGTAATTACATAGTAACACTTAAGATTAAAGTCTTTATGTGGTACTTAAAGGAAGTAGGCATTTTTAGCTGTATTGCTGTAATGAGACAATATAACATTTGTTTTTGGATTGTCATGTGGCAAGGTTCATTTGGAATGCTATGTACGTCTTGTTTGGTATTCAGCCACCTAGATTTCGAATTTGTTGGGTTCTTAGCTTATGGATTTTTCTGCAAAGCTTAGAAAACGTATTCTTGTGGGCATTGGCTCTTTGCTAGGCCACCTGGTTGAgtagaaatgatattgtttttcAAATATTGTATTTGCAGGTCACTTTATGGGGACAAGGTGTTGGTCCCGGTTGTCCGAAGAGAAAGAGGAGAATTCACTAAAGAGTTGTTGTACTATGGAGAGTGTTGTCATGGAGTTTTTGAGCAAGTATGAATGGAACTTCATGAGCGTGATTGAAGACTAGTGTCTGGTTTCTAgttcttctttgttttttttcgcgaccgtgtctgagcacgtttttcattaaaaagAAAGCAGTTACACACACAACCTTGTTGCGGCCAAACAGGACTTGGACCACACAAGAACACAAAGGACTAACGAAAAAGAAACACTGAAGAAAAAATACAGACAAACTCACAATAGGCCACAACAACGAACAAACAACAGAAGAAACACGAGGGGGAGTACACTCCAAACAAGCCACCCAAACAAAGTCCACTCGAAGAGCTGGACCTGCACAAAAAACTGTCGCCAACACGAAGCAGGAGACGGTAGCGAAGCATCCACCGAAAAGCACGATCATAGCGGCAAAACATAAAGGaatggcggcaaagcatccgccaagcTCGAAGTAACCACaggtggcaaagcattcacCAAGCAACACGAtcacggcggcaaagcatccgtcaATGTACGGCGGCAATGCATCCGCCAACGATCTAAACTTCCAAGACGATAGTGCATAAATCAGAGCGAGACAGGTACAGAAGAAGGCGACCAGCCACGGTGGGCGCGGCGGGGTTAGAAGCGAACGAATGATGCCTCCAAGAAGGAAAATGGTGCCCGaagtcgtcgtcatcatcggccTGCGGATAGGCAAATGCCTTCACCTCAGCTCCACCCCGGAGCACCCACCCAGTGACGACgacccgccgcggcgccgaaAGAATGGAGACCGCAACGAAGAGGTGGAAGGACAACATCTCCCAGGACAACATAACAATGCCACCAGGGAGGGAAACGACACCCACAAGCGTCGTCGTTGTTGGCCCAGCAAAGCACTGGACAGAGCTTTCGCCCGAGATCTTAGGAACGAGACGAGTGCTGCCCGCCACGAGCGTCCATTGACGGCAGTGCCAACGGACGACGCCCCCACCGACGGAGAACCCCCACGACCCACGGCGACCACGGGCAGCAGCTAACCCCCAACTTGCGGCCACGGGAAGGAGATCCCCAGGCCCAGAGGCCACCACACCGGGAAGGGGCGGTCCGGCAGATGGAGGCGCGCGGGACGCAACCACCCGAGGCGAGCGGCAGTGGCCACAGTCCCAGAGCGGAACCGGCGGCAGCGAGCCCACACAGCGGCCTTGATGCTGCTGCCCCACTGTCCCCCGCCGGGCTGGCGCACGAACTCGCGGAGGCAGAAGaagaggagggcgagggcggcgtgcgcggcgagcACGAAGGCGACGGAGCTCTGCTTTGTAGTTCActttgtatcgagtttcatgtataTGTTTTGATCTTTTGGATGGTGTTTGGCGTTTGCTAGCAGCCTGAGTCACATCAATTTGTAATATTGTGGCTGTGAACATTCCTTTACGAATGATCGATCGAGAGGCCGGGACTCTTTCCTTAATCTAGAAACAACATAGTCCAACACTACGCTGATGCTGTCGTTTCAAAGAAAAAACACTATGCAGACAGAAACACTCTATTGCTGACGATACGATGTTTTCAAGGTTTAGATTTGGGAGAAAGAAAACTGAAGTGCAAGATCAAGCTATGGGCCCGTTGCAATTGGCAACTCACTTCGGCGCGACCCCACGGCGCGGCCACATGTTACCTGGTCGGGACGGCACGGTTGGTATACTGCCCGCGACCGCACAGGGCGTGGCAACTGGCAGCTGCAACCGCCCAGCCATTGGCCCAATCGCTCGTGCTGGTAGAGTGGTAGTAGGCCTCCAGCCACCACGCCATTTACTCCCCGTGTGTGTACGGCCGCCTGTACGAACGCAAAACGTGGGCGCCAAATCATTGAGAATCTTGTCCTGTATTCTCTGTCATAAACAGCAGCGCAGCAATGGCGGCGTGGCGCGAAGCTCCCATTTCTGCTGCCACTGACAGTGCCAGCGCCAGGGCGCTGTTGACTGTGCACCGGGATCAGACCAGGTTAACGCTACCGACCGGTCCGGCGAAACCGGCGGGTCCGGTACTtgtataccggaccggtttggccggaaaccggtccaaaccgatcgaagtcaaatttgaattcaaaagtcGCAGTGCAAACGGTTCGTACCGGCTTACcagtcggtttgaccggtttactggccggtttaccggtcggtttgactggtaaccggccaaattcaaaatttttattttggtttAAATTGAAATGTCCGCaaaatatactaaataaatatttgtataacatattttagcctaaatgaaccctccaactcttttttgtactacttttacattgtatttgtatatttttatatgcacgttttttttgtttaacttcaaatccccgcaaactatactaaatgaatgatttttgagaaaattcgacaccattagattcgtcgcaccttgaaatatttttaggaattttttgaatttttttcatttttttgaatttgaattttaaatttgggccggtttgataccggcccaaaccgaaaccgggccggaccgatttgaccgataactggtcaaaccggaccggttctcaccggtttggtgaaccctggatCAGACAGTTCTAGGACTCGCACACACCGGTTCACATTGGCTCAGGTTTTGGCCATTCACACTGAAACTCAGGTTTTGGCCATTCACACCGAAATTCTCATCTGAATCCCAAGACGCTGTTTTTTGTTTCTCCTCTTGATCTGTACTAGTGGAGATGCACGGGCCACAAGCACGTGTTTAAAGAACAATTTAGCTATTAATATCATAGCAATCCAATCTAATATGAACTAATCGAAGGATCTGAAATTGCAGACTCTGGTATTTCAGAAAGGCTCTTGCTGTTTATCATACTCATACACGTATTTCATTGCAGAGTGCATCCTTTTGAATGCAAACATGATACATCATAAAAAGTTCTTTACAAATGAAATACCTGGGCATTAATTGGACGCATTGACTCAAAATATTATTTAGGTACTACATATATATAGGGGTGCAGCTGCAATAATTTTTTAAGCTTTTAACTCATCAACCTTATCAGAAGTAACTTGATTGCTCGCCATTCAATTAAGACTGGTTTAGGAGAAGTCCAACTTTGAAGCAGCCTGCCTGCCTGCATGTCTCAAGTTCTAAATCGTCACTTGCGACAGTCTGCTGGAGCATGATAAAATGGTACTGCCAGCCTCTTCTTCCATCAGCTTTTCAAGTGGATACATCCATTCGACCTCAATTGCTACTGACAAGCTTTGAAAACCTAAATTACTACAAGGAAGGGTGATGTGTCCACACAATAGTGTAATGTAGCGATTAGATGAGCGAGCAAGAGCGATAAGAGGGTCCCCGTTTTCCCGAGGACGTAGTTGGGGCGACAGACGAAACGGACGAAACACCAAGAAAAACGTCACCCTTAGCCTCTTTTTAGTATAGAGATAATGCTATATCAATGTCTCTGCAGCCTGAACCTGTAAAAAACAATGAGGATCACTTTATAAGAATAAGATCCTGAATGCCTGATAGTATAGGGAATATATAACTATAATACTTGCAGCATATATTAGTTCATCACAATGCACTAATCCCAATGAATCAATTTCTTGTATCTCACTTTTCTAGGCATTTATGATTGCTAAGTACCAGTGACTTGTTCAATGCTTACAGGGATAAATACCTAGTGCAAACAGATACGTTGTAAGGTTCAATGTCTTTTTCCTGGTAGCGCTAACTGAACTATTAAGTATAGGCTCGAACATTAGAACTTGTTCTAATTTTCATTATGTCCACCTAGATGGAGTTTCAGTTTGCCTAAAACGGGGCTGAATCCTCCAACATTTGGATCGTTCAATATTAAGGTTCAGGTTCATTGAATGCAGCTTGTAATGATGGGGACTCCTGCGACTGATTGCAACACATGCAAGAAAATACCACTGCCATGGGACAATAATGAATCCGTTTCACCAAACTACAGCAAGCAAGGGAGCAGCGCCGGTTCCAGAAGGCCCTCCCTCGAAGAAACTGAAAATAATTATGTCACTTAACACTTGAATACTTCGGAGAAAACTACttgtacaaaatcaattaaGCATTTTCATTCAGGAAATGTACTTTAGACTAAAGCAGAAAAAAATAATGTTTTGATTTAATCTGCAAGAATTCAGACTAAAAGAACAAAGCATACATTACCTGGTGTTGAGGGAGATATATGCACTCTTCGTAGCACACATCAGCTTGTAAAAAATTGTAGAACACACCAATTGCCTAGAAATTTAGAGAAGccaaaattaaaatcatttCGTAGCAGTTACAACATTACCTTTGGTGAGATTCATATAATCAATAGCAAACTGTGTAGAATATACAACAAACATGACAAGCAAGAAGATTACAATATGACCACATGTAGATTACAATATGACCACATGTAATACAATTTGGTGGGACATTATGAGTGAGACCATTTGCAGAGCTAAAGATGTAATGCACCAGTAATTTAAAACCAACCTGTCGACATCAGGTTCATGAGAATGAACATGAAATATTTGAGTAAAAGCACTGATTTGGACCATGACAACTACTAATGGGGTTGTCAAGCGGTTAGATTTGTTCTAATGAACATTCCTAATGCATTAGATTTCATCATTAACTGATTAGTGATCCAGTTCATGTGTTACTAACAACATCAGATTAATTGCTATAAACAAAGAGCAATACTACCAGCACTGGTTCTCTGAAAAAGGACCCATCGTCATAACAACTGAAGCTCGGTCTCACTTTTTGTCAAACTAAAGTGTTTCAGCTGCAACTTGATTCCTGGAAGCAAATGAAATTTCAGACGTAGCATGTATGTTGGTGATTCCATGATGCATTGATGTTAATGCATTGATGCAGAAGAAGAAAATCTATTAGGAATGTAACCGCTTGACAACCCTAAATCTATTAAGGGAAAGTTTTTTCCCTTAACAACCTAACGATGCAAACAGATATCTTTGAAACTACCCATTTTCAGAAAAGAACATAAACTGGGACAGAACTAAGACACCTGAAATTCTTTCAAAATTGATAATCaggcaaaaaagaaaagattcaGAACCATGAAACTCATACCTTAAATGTGCCCCTTCCAGCAACATTTGggcaagcatcttgtgctgCATCGTTGTCGTTTCCAGTGCCACCCTAGGGGTTGAATAAGTTACTCAAGATTCCTGTTTATCTTGTCAGCTTGATATGGTTGAACCTATTAACTACAATCATATAAGACATCTTAATATTTAAAAGATCATATTGCAGTAGGTTGTAATTTTAAAACACATTCCCAACCTTCTCAAACTTTATCTAGCCTAGACACCTTAACATACAGTATTCTAAAAATGATATATGAATATATCCAACTTGATATAAGAATGGCGATAATAGTGAGCCTGTCAAACTGTTTCTACAGTCTACACATCAGGAGAAGATCCTCGATACTCTTCATAACATACCTGCAGCTAGGGGAAACAACACCAAAGATCAACATAGGCTACAGTGCAGTGGCAGAACAGGTGCGAGGATCTCCTCATCGGCAGTTCGGCACCGACAAGAACAATTCCCCTTGCTAGTGCCTCAGCGTGATATGAGATGCAATGCCATGTTCCTTGTTGTGCCGCTAATTAAAAAGCTTCTGGAGCAACCATCTCAGATAAAGCCATGGGAATTGATCACCTATCCTGGAGCAACATCTCCTCATTGCTTCCTTATCTCCTTGATGTTTACCTGATGATCTCAAATTGAGAAAACCCTCACTCTGAATAAAGATGAGAAATTATAAAATTACAGAACAAGAGAATGATCTCAAATCGAGAAAACCCTCACTCTGAATTTAGCCATTTACCCTATAAGATGACAACGTAATCACCATGCAAAATTGCACTACACCTTAATTAAAGACAATAATCTGCTCATTTCTAACAGGAACCAATACTTTTAAAGGATTGTAACCATTCAGGTTTTCCGATCAATTGGCTAGTATCTACTATTATAGATAAGGAATGAATTGATGTTCTGAGAcaaagataatgaaaataaAAGTGAGAGTTCTCTCTATTAAATTAACTTTTTGAATCAACAAGCCAGTTTTTGTGGCGGCACTACTCTGTGCATTATTCGAAAACTCTCTTAATAATCAAAGTTGCATTGTTCTTAAATTGCAAATATCAGAAGTCAGGTCGCAAAATAATCATCTAATAACCAAATCATGTTATGTTTGCATTTAAAAATTTCCTTATGACAGGCTATACGAAGTTGCTAAATAAAATATACAGTAAGAAGTTGCTAAGTAAAATACTCCATACCTGATCAACACTATGTATAGTTTGTCAAATGAACTGATCTTAGGTGTGTTCCCTGTTGTGCTATATAGTATAGTTTGTCAAATGAACTGATCTTAGGTGTGTTCCCTGTTGTGCTATATATCACCATAGGAAACAGAAGGATCACCAGCATCCTCTCCCTTCACGTCTTTAAAGAAATCTTGAACCAAAATGGCACAAGCCATTAACAGATTGAATCAAAATAGCATAATATAATATGGAGTTAACAACCAGTTTTAGCACCTCAACTGCTTGCAAGGATCTTCCAAAAACTCTGAATAAGCCATCCGAGCCAAGATCGGCCACCGCCGATCAAACAACTCGGCACCTTGGGGTGGCCCCTTCCACGACCGGCAGAGAGCCCCTCCTCCTGGAATCGCTTCAAGAGGAGCAGTGACTACAGAGGATTTTATTCCATAGGATTTCATTTAGCTCTATGCTAAAGAATTGAACTTACCTAATAGTGCCAGAAGGTCGGTCTCCAGAATCTAGAATCATAAGTAATGGCATTTGCCCTGCACATTTATTTGAAACAAAAAGATAACAACCTAAATCAAACACAGGAACAATTTGTAACAATTAGATAACCTTTTAGGCTTTTACATATAAGCTGATTGCCCAGCACAGCCAGCAGAAAACATGTAAGCTTAGAATAGGCGAACGCCCAAGAAAATCAAACACTACAAACCTGGCAAGATCGCAGCATCTATTTCAACCATAGCAAGATCTTAGGACACCAACAACAAGAGTTGAACCAGGCGAAGAAAGGAGGAACTACCGCCAGAACCACGTCAAGAAGCTACGCTATGAGCGGATCGAAGCTGGAGAGGGAAAGGGGGCAAGGCCCAAAGAATCTTACATCTGAGGTGTCCAGGGCCGTCGTCGGAGCCGAGGGAATCGAAATCGGCGCGACTGGCTAGGAGGCGCGAGGAGGAAGGCTCCTCGCGGaatccgcgacggcggcgccggtggtgggCCACGGGTGGCGACGGCTCGCGGATTTAGGTTCGGGAGGAAGGCCGACGGGGTGGGGTttggaggtgcggcggcggcggcggagtagcaggaggaggtggcggggcgTGGAGGCAAGCGGCCACTGGCGTGGCAGCcgggcggcgaggaggtggggACGCTGGggaggtggagggcgaggtGGACGGGGAAGAAGAGCAGGAAGAAGagggcgacgacggcggtggcggcgatgaGGTGGGGGTGCTgggaggcggaggcgacggccaCCCACGACTCCACGGGGCAGGACAGCGTGGACGGAAGGGCGGTGCTGCCGCCAGGGGGAGGCGGCGTCTGGGGGAGGCCCGtcgcgagggaggaggcggcgacgggggGAGGCGCGtcgcgagggaggagggcgtCGTCTGGGGAGGCGCCGTCGTCGGGGAGAGGGCGATAAGAGAAATCGCTGGGATGAGATGCGAAGAAGGaacggaggagagagggaaacaGATGAGCGTGCGGCGTGATTCGCGGGAGGGATTGGAGGTAGCAAATGCAATCGCGAGGTGTGGGTACGCAGGGCGGGTAAAACAGATCGTGGTGACAAAACAATTGCATTTGAGGCGGAAACATTTTATTTGATGGTATTTTGAGGTATTTGATGGTATTTTGAGGTTTGGTCAAACACTAAGTTCTTCTATGtagattaaaaaaaatattttatgagAGGGATGGGTGGATTAGAATAAGTAACAAATGTTCTCAATTCTTTCATCTATAGACAAGTGGTCGTCGATCACGTTCACGATCGGGGAACAAACGCATTGAACAACAGGGCTCACCAAAATTCCACACGAACTCAAGAGGAAGGAAATTGCGCAGCGCCGCTAGCAGACGGGGCATCTCACCAGCCCGTTCTCGTTGCACTCGGGGCACCGCCTGaacgcgccggcgccgtcgtcctccGCCGCGAACACCTTGCAGCTGCCGGAGCAAGCGTCGCACGGCACGAACCGCACCCCGCCGCAGCAGCCGCAGGTCTCTGCCGCCTCGGCGTCGCCACCCTtgccggcgcgcggcgccgggTCGCaggccccgagcgccgccgccagctccccgGCCTCGTGCAGGCGCCGGacctcctcggcgccgcccaGGTGCCGGCCGTCCGCGAACAcctgcgggagcggcggcggcccggcgcccccgccgagcgcggcgcggagctcgtCCTTGAACCCGGCGTGCATCGACAGGTCGCGCTCGTCGGCGCGCACGCCGTAGCCGCGCAGGACGGCGCTCGTGGACCAGCAGTCCTCGTACGTCTGCCGGATCCCGCGGAGGCTGGTAAGGTACaccacggcccggcccgcgctctccggcggcggcgaggccttcTTGGGTAGCTTCGACTTGGCGTTGATCTTCTCCTGCAGCGCGCTGACCCGCGCGCGCACGATGCCCGGGAACATCTGAATCTCGCGCttctcgacgtcgccgccgacgcgttTGACGGAGTCAGGCAGAGGCTCGTCGGGCGTCAGCTCGTCGAGCGCCTTCCGGAACGCGTCCAGGATTTCCGGATCGAACACCGGCGACCCGGGCGCCGACCGCGCCTTCCGCTCCTCGCAGTGGGCGCGATCGCCATCCTCCTCTTGATCatcaccgtcgtcgtcgtcgtcgtcgagcccCTTCATGAGCTCCCACACGTTGATCTCCTCGGGGGGCTCGCGCACCGGCGTCTTGTTGGgcgtccgcggcgccgccgccacgaccgCCCTCTTCTGCCGCTTGGGCGGCGCAGCCACGGCCAGCGGCGTCGCCGGGCGCCACCCGGCGAACGACCGCGACGGCCCGAGCAGCTTCCCCACGCCATCGGCGTCGTTGCCGGCCTTCATCATCCCctcgaccccgccgccggcgccggcgtcgagggacacgaggcccgccgccgccgccgcggcgcggtcGAGGCTGAGCGTCCCGCGCGCGGCCGAGCGCAGCGCGACGGAGTGCCACGGCGGCAGGCGGCCCGAGCGCCtccgcggctccggcggcgccccgccgcccccgcgcagcGCGTGCTTGGACCCCTTGCAGCCCATCCGCGCCGCGCGCCAGggaaaggggaggggaagggagcAATCAGCCAGGCCCGAGAACCGGGCGCTGCCGTTCCACTGAGGAGGAGTAGGAGGAAACGGCTAGAACCCCCTCGCtctcggcgcggcgcgcgggagtCAAACGCCCGGGGGAAAACTTGTGTGTGAAGCAGAGGCGGTTTGGCAGCGGCGCGTGATCCGCGGGTGGGAGCCTGCCTGAGCCCCCCGGGTTGGAAGGAGACGCATAAGAAAGGGAGGCGGCCGGGGGGCCGGGTCGCGTGGGCGGGCGCCGTGGCGCCCGTGCACGCGAGCGCAGGCGTATCCGGCCGGCCGGATCACGCCGGGGGTACGGGAGCGTACGTGCGCCGTGGCCATGGAATTCTGGATCGGACGCGTCAGGCCAGGTACCCAGCCAGGCCGGCGGGCAGTCACGGCCGGTTCGGTGGCGGTTGCGACGGCGGGGCCGGGGTGATAGCCTGTCAGGGATGCAGAGGTGCTCCGGCCCCGACGGCGACCGTGTCCATTGTGCCATGAATTTGTCGCGATCAGGCGGCCGGGGTCCGATCGCCGGCGGTTGGCGTTAGGAAGTCGCGAGACCCAGGGTGTACAAACCGACTCGAGGGTCATGATCGAACATGCTTGCACGCCAACAGCGACGTGTTTGTTTCAAGTTTTGAACTGGCTAACCACACCGTTAGGTTTATCTGCTTGGCGGATTTAACGCAGGATCGTCTGCTTTTTCGATCGGTTAATAGTCCTGCCGATCAAAAGAAGTTTCCGTTACTGGGCGAGGGCAGCTTTGCAGGGCGACGGACACACGGAATGAGGGTGTGTTTAGCTTCCctctt comes from Panicum virgatum strain AP13 chromosome 4K, P.virgatum_v5, whole genome shotgun sequence and encodes:
- the LOC120703096 gene encoding uncharacterized protein At3g28850-like; protein product: MGCKGSKHALRGGGGAPPEPRRRSGRLPPWHSVALRSAARGTLSLDRAAAAAAGLVSLDAGAGGGVEGMMKAGNDADGVGKLLGPSRSFAGWRPATPLAVAAPPKRQKRAVVAAAPRTPNKTPVREPPEEINVWELMKGLDDDDDDGDDQEEDGDRAHCEERKARSAPGSPVFDPEILDAFRKALDELTPDEPLPDSVKRVGGDVEKREIQMFPGIVRARVSALQEKINAKSKLPKKASPPPESAGRAVVYLTSLRGIRQTYEDCWSTSAVLRGYGVRADERDLSMHAGFKDELRAALGGGAGPPPLPQVFADGRHLGGAEEVRRLHEAGELAAALGACDPAPRAGKGGDAEAAETCGCCGGVRFVPCDACSGSCKVFAAEDDGAGAFRRCPECNENGLVRCPVC